A region from the Paenibacillus humicola genome encodes:
- a CDS encoding carbohydrate ABC transporter permease translates to MNNNTLSGKIFDAANYLFLGLMALVTIFPFLYIIAGSFATDSELTARPFFIIPKTFSLNAYRYIFSTDTLFHSVFVSVIITGLGTAIDLAFTFTMAYALSRKQLAGRNAVLNLVIFSMLFSGGLIPTYLVVKSLGLLDSYWAVVLPGAISGFNLILVKTFFQEIPFELQESAKIDGCTDIGVLWRIVLPLSKPVIATFALFYAVGHWNDFFGPLIYLNDSSMWPLQVVLRQIILLSQGTIGDPNNMDPNFVQPPDQAIKMAIIIVGTVPILLVYPFLQKHFAKGMMIGALKG, encoded by the coding sequence ATGAACAACAATACGCTCAGCGGTAAAATTTTCGATGCGGCGAACTATCTGTTTCTCGGCCTGATGGCGCTGGTTACCATTTTTCCCTTTTTGTACATCATTGCGGGCTCCTTCGCCACCGACAGCGAGCTGACGGCACGGCCGTTCTTCATTATTCCGAAGACGTTCTCGCTGAACGCGTACCGGTATATTTTCTCGACCGACACCTTGTTCCACAGCGTGTTCGTGTCGGTGATCATTACCGGGCTCGGCACGGCGATCGATCTGGCGTTTACGTTCACCATGGCGTACGCGCTGTCCCGCAAGCAGCTCGCCGGCCGCAACGCCGTGCTGAATCTGGTCATTTTCTCGATGCTGTTCAGCGGAGGGCTGATTCCGACCTACCTGGTCGTCAAATCGCTCGGCCTGCTCGACAGCTACTGGGCGGTCGTGCTGCCCGGAGCCATCAGCGGGTTTAACCTGATCCTGGTAAAAACGTTTTTCCAGGAGATCCCCTTCGAGCTGCAGGAATCGGCCAAAATCGACGGCTGCACCGATATCGGCGTGCTGTGGCGGATCGTGCTTCCGCTGTCCAAGCCGGTCATCGCAACGTTCGCGCTGTTTTACGCGGTCGGCCACTGGAACGATTTCTTCGGGCCGCTCATTTATTTGAACGACAGCAGCATGTGGCCGCTCCAGGTTGTGCTGCGACAAATTATTTTGCTGTCGCAGGGGACGATCGGCGATCCGAACAATATGGATCCGAACTTCGTTCAGCCGCCGGACCAGGCGATCAAGATGGCGATCATCATCGTAGGAACCGTGCCGATTCTGCTTGTTTACCCGTTCCTGCAAAAGCATTTCGCCAAAGGCATGATGATCGGCGCACTGAAAGGA